GGAGATGTTGAAGGTTTGATATGCTCCAGTGTGCCAGGGGCCTGATCGCTTATACCCAATCACAGTGGTGTATAATAATGGTCATTTTTCACTCGCGCTCTGAAAATAAAGTTGCATTTTGCatatgtgcaagtgtgtgtatcCTGAAAAGGTCAGTTTTGTTAGTTGCACACAGcagaaagaaatcaaaaaggGTCAAAATATCTTAATCATCAAGAGCAATGAATATGAAACGGAGCTTCTCTTTAATTCGGTTGCATAAAAAATAATctgaacaaatgtaaaaaaaaaaaaaaaatctgaacaaaTTACTGCCAAATGTAACTGTCATGTAGCCATCTCCAGACTTGCATACTTTCTCACCCATTAGACACAGTGGCTttgatttggtgtgtgtgtgtttgaggttgtttgtttcataaacCTCACCAAGAGATTTTcaccaaaaacattttcattaggGCCAACTCTGTGCTTTGAAAAAGTATATATATCCTACCTAGAAGCTCTGTTTGCCAGGGCAGCTAATGTGTATTTATGGGCATAAAGTTTGGCATTAATTCCTAATTGTTTATACAGTAATTTGTTTGTGACTTCtgaagcacatacacacacacatacacacacagagtggataATTGTACTTTGTAAAATATTAAGGGTCTTTATGAGTAGACTGGAAAACAAAGTCAACTACAAATAAAGCTTTAATATACAAAATCCATTGCCTACATTAACTGGGTATGCTCAGGAAATCATGTTTTTTAACCACTGCAGTGAATTCTCCCAAAAGACCAATGAAGCCAGGCAATGTTGCCTCAGCAAACttgacacatttatttatttagaaataaaaaaaatgtatccatTTAATGTAAAATGCACTCAGGAAACCATAATTAATGCAATGATTCAGCTTTTTAGGGTCTTTGTGTATGGGGTTAAGATGAGTCAGGCAAAGCCTAGGGTTTGTTTTGTGCATAAAATACGGGTTCAGTTGGAAgcacaacactttttttctgataacATTACTGTGTATGGCCAGAAAAAGGACTGTAAAAGCACATAAATTATTTAAGACACCTtcctcattcactttctctctctttagttcacttacacacacacacacacacacacacacatacatacacacacacaaaaacccctgGTTGagctattgtttttgtttttctctcttctcatggCACGGAACCACAGATTTCCAGCTTAATTATCCCGAGGGGCTGTTGTACACACAGCACTCTCACTGTCAAATATCTCTAATTGGATTATTTTTAAACTAtgaggtttttttccccactttctGACAACTCTGGGGGTGTTTATTGGGTACTTATGCTAaaaagtctttatttttttcaactCAGCCATCAGCCTTAATAATCATCAACACCATCATTATAGTATCTTGCTGGTAActaatatacaaacacactgttagcCAAGCACATACTCTGTTTTGACATTTCAGtcaggatttttcttttaatagtTGGTACCAACATTTACATTAACTTTTTGACCAAATGGACTATTGGCTAATTAATGAGCACCAGTACAGACAGGGCGTAATGTGTTTGCTGGATTGACCACACAGAAAtagtgctctctctttttccctcttgctCTTTCTGTAGTCACCACGCTACCTCTCAGAAGATCGGAATTATTTACAAGTgtactgtatatctgtgtttgtgtttgtgtgtgtgtgtgtgtgtgtgtgtgtgtgcacgcatgcgtgcttgtgtgtcagagagtttgtaatgtgtgtatgtgtgtatacacaatTTATACTCTAAGATTCACCCACTCAAAATACAGCCTTGCTGTAAATAGTAGTTTTCTGTCTTGTCGGGTTCATACTGAGGTAATACAAAATCTAAGCACTGAGAAGGTCTCAGTGAACTCTTACTCTCTGTGTTGTCTAATGTCTGTGAAGGCTTAGGCATGTAAGTGCCCTTTCTCCATAAAGTGTCTGAAAAGGCAGATTCAGATCACACACATCCATGACCATGATGATATCATTACTTACAGTGATTTGGAAACGTGATGAACGTGTCATTTTGGTGTTTGTCAAATTATTTTCTACAAATGGGTGtttttgcatgcatgtgtgtgttttagtaagtaagagagagagagagagagagagagagaggccaaaggAAGGAGATGTGATTATTCAAATACGCATTTTGCATTTGAGACTTGATGAACTCGATGAACATCGAATTTACAACCATGACTAGTAATGTACTTCCCTAACAAAGAGCATTAAAAATTGCTTGCACGCCATCCCCCCCTAGTGAACATATTTAGGTATTGCACATCAATACGCCCTCATTTCTCCAACCTGCAGGTCTCAACATGCCAACCCCTGCTCTAACACAAAACCCAGGAAGAGGTGACAATCATTTTCTGCAGCAGTCAGTGAATAGATGGGTGACTCCACAAGGCACATGATAATTTGTACCCATAGATTTATGTCTGATGTACCTGTTTATGTAGCAGGGATGACTTTCACAGCATGGGTCTCTTAATCCCCTTGGCTATGGTACTCATAATTACGCAGTTGTTTGTTTAAGTGAGATGATTTGCCATCGTGGGCGTGGTCTCCTGAGGAGGCTTTAGATAAGATGGAACAGTTAAGGACTTTTACCATATCTTATCCCTTCTTAAGAGTGATAATTTTACTCTAGTCAGTATGGTGACCTCATTTTTTCTGGTTTACAAAACCTTATACTtcaaatttttttaaatctgtattttgaACATTTGTGTGTAACTAATGAATTATAATGTAATACCCTTTGATTTACAATGCCTCAGCATATTAAGTTACttcaaaacatctgaaaaatcTTAACAGTAACTGTAAATGTATGGCCTCTTTATGGTATATTTTTACCCTCCTCAGCCGAAATATGAGTTCAGCAGGTGAAATGTCCTTGCTATGAAATAATGTTAATTATTAAGGCTAGTAAGGTAGGCcaatagatagatcgatagatagatagatagatagatagatagatagatagatagatagatagatagatagatagatagatagatattacTAAAACTGCTTCACTAATTTAGAAAAATATCTGCAGCAATTCAATTCAGGTCCGCTTTCTGTTTGTAATAATATCCTCAGTCGGTCGATGCGTaatgtgacccccccccccccccccccccccctcccatagTCAGCATTGACATGCGAGTCAAACTCATGACTTTCGGTCTCTAAGCAACAAGTGACGCGAATAATGGACCTTCTATGGCTTGCATCATGCCACTTTTATTCAACAGCAAATGAAgataaatgacatgaaaactACAAATAACTGAACGTCAGTTAGGCTGTATTTGGTAAATTACCTTCTCTAATCAACCACATAAAGTGAGTAAATTTGGAATTTCTGTGGCACTGTCCCTGTCGTCTGCTGTTTCACTGTGAGACTTTTCTCACTTTGGTGGGAGCAAGCGGATTCAGGCGGGCAAATGAATTTGCTCTCTCATCGAGGTCCTGAAGGCAGGTACGACTTTGAGAGCTTGATTTCAAGAGACAACCCTGCCTTCGCTAAATTCAACCCACAGGCTTGTCCGCCAGCCGATCACGCCCCGCTGGCACCCTTACGCGATGAGGTGCCGGTAATAGACCCTTGCTCAGGCCACCTGAGCATTGGAGCAGAGTTGGATTTGGGAATCAAGGGACGACACAAATTCATTGACAGATTTTACGCCCCGTCGGACCTCTGGGTACCAGCAGGCTTCAGAGACAGGCCACAGACGCCACCGGTCAGACCCTCAGCTGTGACAAGTGACTTAGCAGAGCACAAGAAATGGAATTCGAAAGAACTCTCTGATACAGCGCTTCGAGCGCATCTTGGAGGTAAAAAGCGatatattttggtcatttttgtcATGTCTGTATTGGAATAAAATCACATTCTAGTAGTTGTAATAAGACTGTAAATTCAGGATACATATACTGGTGATTTGAAtactattttattttgtaatatgtatgttatgttatggaataattttgtttgtattgtcGCATTTTTGCTATCTGACTATGTTCGTCATAAGGTTGGACGAGCGCGAAGAAAGTGACGCCAGCTTCTCCAAAAATTCCAGGCACCCTTAAATTCTACAGTTTTTTTCCTGACAGAAACGTCTCACTGTCGGTATGTACTGAAACATTCTCCCTAGGCCGGCGGTCGAAATTACAGTGAGGAAATTGGAGTATAAAATTATAGTAgttacataaataataataatatagcgataatagtgataataataatagtagtgtGTAAAACTTGCAAAAACTTAAATCGCTTCTTGACATTTTTTATACTGGCACTGCAGACAAAATGCAGTAAGCTTGCGTTACCGAGGAGTGCGATATTCAGTGAAATATCTTATCTTATCCCTCAGGGCGCACGGTCTGCTATTCCCACTGATTGGATAAAAAAAGCAACATGCCGCTATATCTATACTTCCACAGCTCAAAGGTCCCtttgcagacacacatacatgcgcgcacacacacacacacacatacacacacacacacagagagagagagagagagagagaaagagagagcaaaaaacaagcaaacagacacatttatcatttacaTTTGCCATTATTTAACGATCACACCAACTAAACACTGTCAGTCACAGAAGCATAATTCTTGTTAATACTGACATATATACCTCATGGTGATCAGTATATTCAGTATATTCTCTAGGGGACCCTCATAGCATGCATTCACCTTGTACATAAATCCACTGTCAAACTCTCCATAAGGTATATGTCGAGGTTATGATATTAGTTTGACATATTTCAAAGTACATAGTTTTGAGATTTTTGGTCTGTGCAGAAGTTATGAAGATGTATCCTGGGACTCCAAGCTGCCAGAGAGAATCAAACCTCCAGAAACCACTCTGGAGAAAATGGCTGATCCTGTGAATCAGCGATTCACCTTGCGCAGATACCATCCTAGAACCGCCGTGTGGCAGGTAAGATCATCTAAAACCACGACCGGGGCTTTGTCTCCTTTGTTTGGCATAAGAAGATTAAGATACCCTGAAAACCAGGATATATGCCCCAGGGAAAGAGAACAGCAATTTATTGGATTAAAAGTGCTTTTTGCTGAAGGGCAAGCCAGCAGTGCCATGCAACCCTAAAGCTACTCTTACATTTCTTCATGCCTGTATAAGAATTAGAACCAGAAAATGCTCGATTCCTGTCAATAGCTCTACCGTGCTGGCTTCTCTTGGTCCACCTGTTGGCTCAGCAGTCATTGTGGTCTCATTAGAGGTAGTTTCCATCACACTAATGTTGGGATGCATAGTAGTCATTAAGAGGTGCAGAACAAATATGAATCTTACCAAAATTGAGTGACACTGTGAGGAAGCTTAGATCAGAACAGAATTCTACAGTCTCTGGATTCTATTGTCGTCAAATCCATTACAATACACACCTCAGATCCACTGACCTCCTGCACCTTTTGGTAACGCTTTCCTGTTTAAATTCTTACTTGTGTTTCACATCACACTTGTCTTGATTTACTACACAGTTGTGATGTGACGCCAGACAATGTTATATATCACCCAGATCCCCAAGGACATGGCAAATGCTGTGTTGATAAGAAAACACTTGTGAGTTGTTTTTAGATCCTACAGCAGAGTAAGGCCTGTTCGTAACAGTGTTAGTAAAACAGGACCTGAAATAGGACAAGAAAAGAGTCATGTAGTCTTGTTGTAGGAGAGGACAAGATGGATTTGGCTGTTTTGACGAGAGGTCTCTTGGTGAAGGATTACGAGTTCTTGTACTGTGCAGTGACAGGACTTTTGCATCGATTTTATTGATACTGCTTCTACTCAAAACTCACAGcaatttttattttagactGTCGGGACACACTGGAACAGACAACAGCTACGCGCCAAACATGAAGTGAGGAAACCTATCACTTTGTAAGTGAAGTGGTTTTTCTTTGAGTCAAAGGTTTATACAGTGTGGAATACTGGAAGAGTGTAAAGTACTATTTACACCAGAGGTTATGACATAAATTCATACATTCATCACTTACACTAAGCATTGTTGtctaaacaacaaataaacatttagtcgattttaatttataaatttAAATTAATCTGTCTTGTTCCCCAGCACCAGTCCTTGCACAAGATCAGGCCAAATACCTTCATACTGGTAG
This sequence is a window from Chanos chanos chromosome 4, fChaCha1.1, whole genome shotgun sequence. Protein-coding genes within it:
- the spmip7 gene encoding spermatogenesis-associated protein 48 is translated as MNLLSHRGPEGRYDFESLISRDNPAFAKFNPQACPPADHAPLAPLRDEVPVIDPCSGHLSIGAELDLGIKGRHKFIDRFYAPSDLWVPAGFRDRPQTPPVRPSAVTSDLAEHKKWNSKELSDTALRAHLGGWTSAKKVTPASPKIPGTLKFYSFFPDRNVSLSGARSAIPTDWIKKATCRYIYTSTAQRSYEDVSWDSKLPERIKPPETTLEKMADPVNQRFTLRRYHPRTAVWQTVGTHWNRQQLRAKHEVRKPITFTSPCTRSGQIPSYCGVVGSENMDSIDRPEQEFTPLTVLRSTVPPYTPTAHRSTIPGYAGKAPYDRPYSFDSNLPGLPCSPQTTQQSQSVWSSSAYGRMAPLSRMVTTVLPYNPYLLPKVQPHTPHSRDRVSSRSTTQRAH